A region of the Drosophila subobscura isolate 14011-0131.10 chromosome J, UCBerk_Dsub_1.0, whole genome shotgun sequence genome:
TATTTGGTTAGACATATTCGGAAGATCAGTCcagcaataaaaaacaataaaaacgttCCTCTAATTATTGAATTCTTGTGCATTCTCTTTAGCAGCTTTCACGTGTGCTCCTCGAGTCAACCATCAATGCGCCGAGTTATGTGGAACTCAGGTGTAGAGTATTTCGTTGCCGCACTGGCCCATAATTGTTGAAAATTGTTGAATGGGGCATCACTACAAACTGAGGCGCAATGAAGCGCAACACATCCACGCGACATTTGCAATCTACGCGGTGTATCTCTGCATCGTGTACGAGGCTATGTCCATGGCTCTGACTCCGACGCTGGACACCTCCACCAAAATGTGTCCAATGTAACGCCACAACAAAGAACGTTAATTGACGCCAAAATGCTGCAGcataaaaagcacaaaaaggaGAGGGAATCTCCGGATGGAACAAAACTCTGAAAAAAGGCAAGAGAATAACCagcaaagcagagagcagatgtgaaaaaaaagatattttccAGTCGGACACATTttgcggcaggagcagcatcagcatcagtgtCGTGTCTTCGCTGGGTTTTGGGTAAATTTAAATGCGCCTCCGACCTGATCTCCGTCCCGACCTGatccgacccgacccgacccgactcCAGGCTCAAGTGGCTTTATTAACCCTATGAGAGGTCACACGGGTCTCCTAGGTCTACAATCCCCTGGACTTCACATCACTGGTCTACACTCCACTGTCCTCTCCTAACAGAGCAAATgacagagggaaagagagagagagagagagcgagagtgggCGTTGTTGAATCAGCACACGTGATTAATGGCCTTTAATTATGTCAAAGCGCGACGGAAGGACTCTGGCTCTGCATGGgctacgtgtgtgtgtgcctgtgcaaCGGTATGCCAGTTAAACGCTTGACATTAAAAAATTGACACCGTTCGGGGTGAAATGTCGGCGACGTTCTGGTTCTGGGGCGGGCACTCTGCCTCTCGGCCGACGtgtttttgcttctctctGACAACTGTCTGGCACACGGGACTCGGTAGCTCCCCCACGAGACTTGTCTTTTCGGCCTGgcccgaacacacacacaaacgccaCTCCATGGACTGAGGCACAACTCCTTTGGACATTTGTTACCAAGCCCCGTGattgtgtgtgggcgtgtgtcTCGGTTGTCGCTTTTAATGAAAGCGTCATAAATTATGTTGCAGTTGACGAAAGCAACAGCGAAGCTATCGTCTCCGTCCAGAGTCAGAGGTTACAGAAGGGGGGTTACTTAGCATATGGCCTGAACATACACACCTCCTacgtatgtacttatgtatgtttggcttttggagttggagcagcgcagcagcaagggATCCCAAGTGCTTTAAATATGTTAAACAGGTGAAACCATTAACCAGAGAATGATGCATTTTACTCAGTGATGCATTTAAGTATACAAATGCAACTAAATAGTTCTTAGAATaaaaacacagacagataTATTAGGTAGATTCCAAAGAGAAATTTCCAGATATCATCTGCCGTCACCTTCACCCTTTGTATCTGTTCCTGTTTCAGTGTTTGTTGCCCAatttgtttcggtttcgttgtATTCATCAAACTTTCGTTAATCAATCTAATCTCCCAGGGTGGCATTGGAAGGGCTGATTCCCCGCTCATCCCCGCAGAGTCACTTGCAAATCGATGACTGAACTCCGAGCCACTAGTCGATTTAGCGCCAGCCGCGAGAACCTCCAGCCTGGTGGTGCACACGAGAAAGACCAGAGCGGAGAGCAGTAAGATCAACGTAATATACGACATTTTATTTTGCCAAATGTCTGAGTTCTACTGTTAATCTCACACCAGACTCGTTCGAATTGAATGAACAGGTGAAACACAAATATGTTATTTACACAGCATGCTTGTTCAGTTTTATTTCTCTTTCAAGTACAAAAAGCCGCCAGTCTACGATATTCAGATAATCCCTCTTCGATGCGGAGCAACTTCTGGTGCGTTTGGAACCAATTTCTGCGTAAAGATCTACCAGAGAACTGTCTTTATTGTTGGTTGCATGAAAACAGTTCTATATTTGCTCTCTTCACAGATGTTTCTCGGACCCCAGTCGGAGGTGGAGTGCGTGTCTCTTCAACTGTGGAAGCTTTTACCTTTCTGCATCAAAATATCGTGTGTTCTGGGTATGCGGCTATCGGTTCAAATTTGAACTGGAAATTGTGAGAATGCTTTGTGCTAAAAAATCTTTTCAAACTCTCAGTATATATCGAAGGGAGCCTCCCTTTTGCTAGcgctgtgccctgtgcccttTGCTATTTgccaaatcaaataattataaaagttCTGCCCCCGCCACGCCCAGAGTCCGCCCACAGCCTTTGGCATAGGGCTCACAGAAACAGAACTTGAAACAAACTTTTGGCTCAAAaaaggtgcagcagcaaaagtttcgaGCCAACTagcaaaaatttcatttaggCGCATTTAGGCGTCAGCTACAGTTGGAAGGTGAAAGGACGAGATCGGGGGACTCCCGCCCAGATAGAAATTCTTAAAGCCAGCACGAGAGCATAGACATCATATTTGGACACAAATTTTATGCAGCCTCAGCGGCGGCGTCGACGGCGTCGGCGGcgggaaaacttttttttgccaacGCTGCAGGCGAAAACTTTCGCCTCAGTCTCGGATAAAGAGGAGACGGTGTAGGCATCCCGACATCCAGTCTGTCCCGCCGTCCCGCCGTCTATACGCCTTTGTGCCAATTTCAGAGTTGCAGAGCTCCACCGAAGCGTGAGAAATACGCCACAGCCTCCGCTTTGATGGATTTGCAACTCAAAACGGGGCCAGACCCCAAGGATGCCAGCAGAACCGCAGCTAGGCAAACCCTTTcgtttacattttcatttcgtttttcctCCTTATCCAAGCTCTTCACGAAAAATTgctgttgatttgttttggtattttattCTGCaaattttgtatacttttaGCTGCTGCTCTAAAGACACAGCACTGGACGACTCCTTTCCTACAAGACTATCCGCGGAGCTGGTTGATCAGCCTACGCTGCCTCGCGTCCAGCTGTAGCATGCGACGCCTCCTGCGCTCCTGGCGCTGCCTCCTTagctgacgacgacgacgaatgAAGGCACGTGTGCGACGCCTGGCCGCTGCAGATCCAGAAGAACCGGAGGAAGAGGATGACGCCGTGGTCGTGTCCGAGGTCGAAGGGGCAACAGTGGTGGTTGCGGTGGAAGGAGCGACTGTTGTGGTGGCCGTGGACGCGACAGTAGTTGTAGCCGAAGCGCTGGTTGTAGCCGCGACGGTTGTGCTCGTGCCTGTGGCAGCGCCACTCTCCTGGGCCAACAGGAAGCAGCCGAGGACCGCGAGGAGAAGCACAAATGAGAAGCGCATGGTGACGTGTGTCCAATCTGGCAATCTGTGGTGACTTTTATACCAGATCTTGTAAGTCGATAGAAGTACGTCTCCTATCAGAAAATGCTATGCAATGTAATGAGCAAACATGGTTGACATTCGGAAATGTTTGCTCAGCTTTTCGATTGACATTGGTTTCGGTACATACAATACGTAATTGTTTAAGTGGCTCACCAGTTGCAAGTTAGATTAGTAGTTTGTTTGGGCTCAACCTCAGCGACTCTAAGCGGGATATCACTTCATGCAACAGATTGCAGAAGACCTCAAGCTCACTCATTTCGATTGGATTGAcattgcatatgtacatatgtgtgtatttatctTCAATTACAGATCCTCCTGGATCGTGTAATCTATATGGTATCAGACCGAAAAGACACTTCATGGGAAAATAGTtaagaatttcatttcaattcaaatataaacaaaatttcTAATGAACATTGACTAAAATTCTTAACCTTATCCATTACGGAGGATATCTTTTGTTCTCCCATGTAACCTGTGATTATGCATCTCTATCCTACTCCTACATAGGGACCTAAATGGGAACCATCGATACAATATGGTTGAGATAGACGGTAGATCCCGCAGACTACAAGATATGAAATTGGGAAGTAAATGACTAAGTGAATAATTGTCTGATCCCATAGCCATAACAGCGAGTCCCAGAGTTGGATATAAAGAAGTTTACAGACAgaatacattttcaaaatactcgtatattcaatttttcatatttcatcgGTGCTTAAAGGTAAGGTTTTCATCAGGGAAAAATTTATCGGGAGTTTTGGATATGTCTCCTTTTTTTCCGCTTAACCTTGGAGTTCGTTGATCACACGGCGCTGGTTCTGAATCCTGTTGCGGAGCCTCTGGGTCTGGCGCTGCCTCTGGCGCTCACGGCGCTGGCGCTGACGAGCCAGACGACGGCGACGTCGACGACGCCTGGCCGCTGCGGAGTTGGAGCCTGAAGATGATGAGGACGCTGTGGTCGTGTCCGAGGTCGAAGAGGCAACGGTGGTGGTTGCGGTGGAAGGAGCGACTGTTGTAGTGGCCGTGGACGCGACAGTAGTTGTAGCCGAAGCGCTGGTCGTTGCCGCGACGGTTGTGCTCGTGCCTGTGGCAGCGCCACTCTCCTGGGCCAGCAGGAAGCAGCCGAGGACCGCGAGAAGGAGAACGAATGAGAAGCGCATGGTGGTTTGTGTCTGATCTGGCAAAGAATGGTGGCTTTTATAGCAGAAAACCCTCTTAGGTagtttttgtaattgttgtaaATAACAGATAGTTCCACTGTTTTTCTATTGGAATTCGGCAATGTTTGCACAGCTTGTCGATCGACATTGGTTTCTTTATATAGCCAAATGTTATGTTTTGAATATTAGTTTAGGTGGAGATCATAATGAAGAATTGTAACCGTTTGAATATGTGGAAAAATATGCTTTGCTAAGAGCCGATTTCTTTGGCTGGCATATCTAAGCAATTGTCTAAAAAATATGCTGAGCATTGAGGACTTTAACTTCTTTACCACCAGGACTTTAACTTCTTTACCACCAGGAAAGCCATATGCTTGTCCATTGCAAAGGGAAAATTCATCACGATAGAGATGTTGACTAAATTATTATTGCAGGCTAAAACAGGAGATTAGGCCATACTAACAtactttaaattttaaagcCATGAACACAAATGCCAAGCTCTAATCCAAAagtaataaatgcaattatcggaaatataatttgatggtaaatatattcataagtaaaatgtttatacccggtactcgaagcgTCTAACAAACGTTCCAGCTCGTTTTTAtagtttatttatagatttttggAAGCCCatttcttcaaaattgtggataccaTATATAAGTTAGAAAAACACTAAAGAAATTTTAGATTACTTTTTTAAGATGCTCTATATTTgcattatatgtatatcccgAAAGGATTTATATTAATTCTAATTCTATTCCGATTCACTATTCATACCAGGTTCTATAAAACGTCAATCGAAAGTTCTTTGGTTGGAAAAATATCCTCACTTTGCTCCTAGCAGATGGACAAGCTCATCGCTTATCCCCGGCGACTACGACGCTGTTGCCTCCTacgctgctgttgccggcGCTTCTGTGCCTGCCGCTTGCGACGCTGGCGGGCCAAGCGcgcacgacgacgacgcgcACGTATCCTGCGCCGCCTGGCAGCCGCGCTGGCGGATGCAGAGGTTGTGGCCGAGCTCGAGTCCGTAGCCTCTGTTGTCTCTGTTGTCTCTGATGCATCTGTGACGGAGGTGGCGGGTGCCGCAGTCGTTACCCCAGTTTCGGGACCAGCAGTGCTGCCCGCCGCACTGTCTGTGGTGCTGTCTGTCGACGATTCGGTTGAGGAGCTCGAACCCTGACCGCTTCCCTGCTGGGAGAGAAGCAAGCAGCCCAGTAGACCCAGCAGTAGAACCAATGTGAGCCGCATCGCTGTGTTTTGTCGTAACTCCGAAATGTAAAGCCTTTTAAACAAAATCATTCCCGGAAACCAATGTCGATTAATGGTTACACCGGCATCAGTAGATTATTGGCGATCTATGAGCCAAGGGCCAAAGTCGATATTCTACAAGTGTTAGTCAAAATTTTGGGAATTTCCACTATCATT
Encoded here:
- the LOC117895624 gene encoding spore coat protein SP65-like isoform X2, with amino-acid sequence MRFSFVLLLAVLGCFLLAQESGAATGTSTTVAATTSASATTTVASTATTTVAPSTATTTVASSTSDTTTASSSSSGSNSAAARRRRPARRRTRAFIRRRRQLRRQRQERRRRRMLQLDARQRRLINQLRG
- the LOC117895624 gene encoding general transcriptional corepressor trfA-like isoform X1: MRFSFVLLLAVLGCFLLAQESGAATGTSTTVAATTSASATTTVASTATTTVAPSTATTTVASSTSDTTTASSSSSGSNSAAARRRRRRRRLARQRQRRERQRQRQTQRLRNRIQNQRRVINELQG
- the LOC117893216 gene encoding osteocalcin 2-like; amino-acid sequence: MRLTLVLLLGLLGCLLLSQQGSGQGSSSSTESSTDSTTDSAAGSTAGPETGVTTAAPATSVTDASETTETTEATDSSSATTSASASAAARRRRIRARRRRARLARQRRKRQAQKRRQQQRRRQQRRSRRG